In a genomic window of Dermochelys coriacea isolate rDerCor1 chromosome 11, rDerCor1.pri.v4, whole genome shotgun sequence:
- the METTL5 gene encoding rRNA N6-adenosine-methyltransferase METTL5 isoform X3 → MKKLKLKELESHLQQVDDFEHPKLLLEQYPTRPHIAACMLYTIHNTFDDIENKVVADLGCGCGVLSIGSVMLGAGLCVGFDVDGDALEIFSRNAEEFELTNIDMIQCDVCSLAARTSKTFDTVIMNPPFGTKHNKGMDMTFLKVALQMAQTAVYSLHKTSTRKHIQKKADEWKVKMEVIAGGY, encoded by the exons ATGAAGAAATTAAAACTTAAGGAACTAGAAAGCCATCTTCAGCAAGTTGATGATTTTGAGCATCCAAAATTACTTCTTGAACAGTATCCAACACGACCACACATTGCAG CCTGTATGCTTTATACAATTCACAACACTTTTGATGATATTGAAAACAAGGTGGTTGCAGATCTAGGATGTGGTTGTGGTGTACTCAGCATCGGAAGTGTAATGTTAGGAGCAGG gTTGTGTGTGGGGTTTGACGTAGATGGAGATGCCCTGGAAATATTTAGTAGAAATGCAGAAGAGTTTGAGCTCACAAATATTGACATGATTCAGTGCGATGTATGTTCTTTAGCTGCCAGAACGTCAAAAACTTTTGACACAGTAATCATGAATCCTCCTTTTGGTACTAAGCATAATAAAG GAATGGATATGACTTTTCTGAAGGTAGCTTTGCAAATGGCACAAACAGCTGTATATTCCCTACACAAAACTTCAACACGAAAA CATATTCAAAAGAAAGCAGATGAATGGAAAGTGAAGATGGAAGTTATAGCAG
- the METTL5 gene encoding rRNA N6-adenosine-methyltransferase METTL5 isoform X1, which translates to MKKLKLKELESHLQQVDDFEHPKLLLEQYPTRPHIAACMLYTIHNTFDDIENKVVADLGCGCGVLSIGSVMLGAGLCVGFDVDGDALEIFSRNAEEFELTNIDMIQCDVCSLAARTSKTFDTVIMNPPFGTKHNKGMDMTFLKVALQMAQTAVYSLHKTSTRKHIQKKADEWKVKMEVIAELRYDLPASYKFHKKSSVDIEVDLIRFSFEKFPN; encoded by the exons ATGAAGAAATTAAAACTTAAGGAACTAGAAAGCCATCTTCAGCAAGTTGATGATTTTGAGCATCCAAAATTACTTCTTGAACAGTATCCAACACGACCACACATTGCAG CCTGTATGCTTTATACAATTCACAACACTTTTGATGATATTGAAAACAAGGTGGTTGCAGATCTAGGATGTGGTTGTGGTGTACTCAGCATCGGAAGTGTAATGTTAGGAGCAGG gTTGTGTGTGGGGTTTGACGTAGATGGAGATGCCCTGGAAATATTTAGTAGAAATGCAGAAGAGTTTGAGCTCACAAATATTGACATGATTCAGTGCGATGTATGTTCTTTAGCTGCCAGAACGTCAAAAACTTTTGACACAGTAATCATGAATCCTCCTTTTGGTACTAAGCATAATAAAG GAATGGATATGACTTTTCTGAAGGTAGCTTTGCAAATGGCACAAACAGCTGTATATTCCCTACACAAAACTTCAACACGAAAA CATATTCAAAAGAAAGCAGATGAATGGAAAGTGAAGATGGAAGTTATAGCAG AACTTAGATATGATTTACCGGCATCATACAAGTTTCATAAGAAGTCTTCT